One Curtobacterium sp. MCLR17_007 DNA window includes the following coding sequences:
- a CDS encoding SDR family oxidoreductase, whose product MHVFVTGASGWIGSATIDDLVAAGHRVTGLVRSDAAAARVETAGATALRGDLDDLDALRRGAAESDGVVHLANKHDWSDAAGTSAAERAAVEAMGEVLAGSDRPFVVASGIAGLTQDRPATEQDPSPFVGPDAMRGGSENRAFDFVADGVRSVAARFAPTVHGMGDHGFIAAIVAAARQQGVSGYVGDGTNRWSAVHRSDAARIVRLGLESAPAGTRLHVVAEPALTTRSIAEAIGDGLGLPVTSIDPADADAHFGFIGRFFGFEMSATSDATQQAFDWTPTGPTLFEDIGAGAYFEARGA is encoded by the coding sequence ATGCACGTCTTCGTCACCGGAGCCTCCGGCTGGATCGGCTCAGCGACCATCGACGACCTGGTCGCCGCCGGACACCGCGTCACCGGGCTCGTCCGCTCCGACGCCGCCGCCGCCCGTGTCGAGACGGCCGGCGCCACCGCACTGCGCGGGGACCTCGACGACCTCGACGCGCTGCGTCGCGGTGCCGCCGAGTCCGACGGCGTCGTCCACCTCGCCAACAAGCACGACTGGTCGGATGCCGCGGGCACGAGCGCCGCCGAACGCGCCGCGGTCGAGGCGATGGGCGAGGTCCTGGCGGGCAGCGACCGGCCGTTCGTCGTCGCGTCGGGCATCGCCGGCCTGACGCAGGACCGTCCCGCGACCGAGCAGGACCCGAGCCCGTTCGTCGGACCGGACGCCATGCGCGGCGGCAGCGAGAACCGCGCGTTCGACTTCGTGGCCGACGGCGTCCGGAGTGTCGCCGCACGCTTCGCCCCGACCGTGCACGGGATGGGGGACCACGGCTTCATCGCCGCGATCGTCGCCGCCGCGCGGCAGCAGGGCGTCTCCGGCTACGTCGGCGACGGCACGAACCGCTGGTCCGCCGTGCACCGCTCGGACGCCGCGCGGATCGTCCGACTGGGCCTCGAGAGCGCTCCGGCCGGCACCCGCCTGCACGTGGTCGCGGAGCCGGCGCTGACCACGCGGTCCATCGCCGAGGCCATCGGCGACGGGCTCGGGCTGCCGGTGACGTCGATCGACCCGGCTGACGCGGACGCGCACTTCGGGTTCATCGGCCGGTTCTTCGGCTTCGAGATGTCAGCCACGTCCGACGCGACGCAGCAGGCGTTCGACTGGACCCCGACCGGGCCGACGCTGTTCGAGGACATCGGCGCGGGCGCCTACTTCGAGGCCCGGGGCGCGTAG
- a CDS encoding acyltransferase, translating to MSSSTLTQRTAAPAAGTAPATRGSGRPVDRSPLATRATALDGLRTVAIVIVMLYHLHVAGFEGGFIGVTVFFVLSGFLITTLLLGEHRRTGTIRLGSFWLKRLLRLYPALLVMVAAGLALWSWVGGYKGASFSPGEAAFIALSYTGNLFRSFWDTTQGVFAHTWSLSMEEQFYLVWPPVLVLLFALRTRRRALMAGLGVVIVGASVASWASYRTPNGGATPDVYFSPVLGLVPLATGCLLALLLDDERVRAWAAGLAGHLGTWVGIGLLAAVQFWIDDDWTQHAWTFGLLLPATGLVSAALIGGLVSVRSPLSAALSWTPMAWFGRRVSYSAYLWHPLVIALLGTVASSAFGAWAWVWLLGAAVLVAVGAAYAVEVPVEKLRRRFREARRLLAAERSAAQTLR from the coding sequence ATGTCCTCGAGCACGCTGACCCAGCGCACGGCGGCCCCCGCTGCCGGCACTGCCCCGGCGACGCGCGGGTCCGGTCGCCCCGTCGACCGCTCCCCACTGGCGACCCGGGCCACCGCGCTTGACGGCCTGCGGACCGTCGCCATCGTCATCGTCATGCTCTACCACCTGCACGTCGCGGGCTTCGAGGGCGGGTTCATCGGCGTCACGGTCTTCTTCGTGCTGTCCGGGTTCCTCATCACCACGCTGCTGCTGGGCGAACACCGTCGGACGGGCACGATCCGGCTCGGGTCCTTCTGGCTGAAGCGGCTGCTCCGGCTCTACCCCGCCCTGCTCGTGATGGTCGCCGCGGGCCTGGCCCTCTGGTCGTGGGTCGGCGGGTACAAGGGCGCGTCGTTCTCTCCCGGTGAGGCCGCGTTCATCGCCCTGAGCTACACCGGCAACCTCTTCCGCTCGTTCTGGGACACCACGCAGGGCGTCTTCGCGCACACGTGGAGCCTGTCGATGGAGGAGCAGTTCTACCTGGTCTGGCCACCGGTCCTGGTGCTGCTCTTCGCGCTCCGCACCCGTCGGCGCGCGCTGATGGCGGGTCTCGGCGTCGTCATCGTGGGCGCGTCCGTCGCGTCGTGGGCCAGCTACCGCACGCCGAACGGCGGGGCGACGCCGGACGTGTACTTCTCGCCCGTGCTCGGGCTCGTGCCCCTGGCCACCGGCTGCCTGCTCGCACTGCTCCTCGACGACGAGCGCGTCCGTGCGTGGGCCGCCGGGCTCGCCGGGCACCTCGGCACGTGGGTCGGCATCGGGCTGCTCGCTGCGGTGCAGTTCTGGATCGACGACGACTGGACGCAGCACGCGTGGACGTTCGGCCTGCTGCTGCCCGCGACCGGGCTGGTCTCCGCGGCCCTGATCGGCGGGCTGGTCTCGGTCCGCAGCCCGCTCTCCGCCGCGCTCTCCTGGACCCCGATGGCGTGGTTCGGCCGTCGCGTGTCGTACTCGGCCTACCTCTGGCACCCCCTCGTGATCGCCCTGCTGGGCACGGTCGCGTCGAGCGCGTTCGGCGCGTGGGCCTGGGTGTGGCTGCTCGGCGCGGCGGTCCTGGTCGCCGTCGGCGCGGCCTACGCGGTCGAGGTGCCGGTCGAGAAGCTCCGCCGCCGCTTCCGGGAGGCCCGGCGCCTGTTGGCAGCGGAGCGTTCCGCCGCGCAGACCCTCCGCTGA
- a CDS encoding FAD-dependent monooxygenase, protein MTLARTGVLVVGGGPVGVFLGALLAHAGVDVQVWERRDTVPSGSRAIGIHPPSLDAFAAVDAAVPVLAEATLVRRGVARSRGRTLGTLSFDGVSDTHPYVVTLDQHRTERILRERLESAAPGALRPGTTVTALRRHRDHVEAVGIGPDGGAIELRASFVVGADGARSTVRDLLGIATTGREYPDRYVMGDFADPEPLAARSDALVDVGPDGVVEAFPLPDGRRRYVTLVGRGAPEHDEVDAERLAETVRRRTGAAVDPASNSMLSGFRVRRREAVRVGVGRVVLIGDAAHEISPIGGQGMNLGWLDAAELAPLLAEGVRTGSAGPWPAYAARRQAVARRAARQAEANMALGGRAVGPAVLGREVVLRTLLGLPSAALLARTYAMRWS, encoded by the coding sequence GTGACCCTTGCGCGGACCGGAGTCCTGGTCGTCGGCGGCGGACCCGTCGGGGTGTTCCTCGGCGCGCTGCTGGCGCACGCGGGCGTCGACGTCCAGGTGTGGGAACGGCGTGACACCGTCCCGTCCGGGTCCCGCGCGATCGGCATCCACCCGCCCTCGCTCGACGCGTTCGCCGCGGTCGACGCCGCCGTGCCGGTGCTCGCCGAGGCCACGCTCGTGCGCCGTGGTGTGGCGCGCAGCCGCGGCCGGACCCTCGGCACGCTGTCGTTCGACGGCGTCTCCGACACCCATCCGTACGTCGTCACGCTCGACCAGCACCGCACCGAGCGGATCCTGCGCGAGCGGCTCGAGTCCGCCGCGCCCGGGGCCCTGCGCCCCGGCACCACCGTCACCGCACTGCGACGGCACCGGGACCACGTCGAGGCGGTCGGCATCGGCCCCGACGGCGGCGCGATCGAGCTGCGGGCGTCGTTCGTGGTCGGGGCTGACGGCGCCCGCAGCACCGTGCGGGACCTGCTCGGCATCGCCACGACCGGCCGCGAGTACCCGGACCGCTACGTGATGGGCGACTTCGCCGACCCCGAACCGCTCGCCGCGCGCTCCGACGCCCTGGTCGACGTGGGACCGGACGGCGTCGTCGAGGCGTTCCCGCTGCCCGACGGACGACGCCGCTACGTCACGCTGGTCGGCCGTGGTGCACCCGAGCACGACGAGGTCGATGCCGAGCGGCTGGCCGAGACCGTGCGCCGACGGACCGGGGCCGCCGTGGACCCGGCGTCGAACTCGATGCTGAGCGGCTTCCGGGTCCGCCGCCGCGAGGCCGTGCGGGTCGGCGTCGGGCGGGTCGTCCTGATCGGGGACGCCGCGCACGAGATCAGCCCCATCGGCGGGCAGGGCATGAACCTCGGCTGGCTCGACGCCGCCGAGCTCGCGCCCCTGCTGGCCGAGGGCGTGCGCACCGGCTCGGCCGGGCCGTGGCCCGCCTACGCGGCACGTCGCCAGGCCGTCGCACGTCGGGCGGCACGCCAGGCCGAGGCGAACATGGCACTCGGTGGGCGGGCCGTGGGGCCGGCGGTGCTGGGACGCGAGGTGGTGCTGCGGACGCTGTTGGGCCTCCCGTCCGCCGCGCTGCTCGCGCGCACCTACGCCATGCGCTGGTCCTAG
- a CDS encoding TetR/AcrR family transcriptional regulator translates to MVRWQPGTRERLQAVSLQLFAEQGFEQTTVAEIAAAAEVTERTFFRHFADKREVLFAGQDDFVALFLDPITQAPEGTAPFDLVASALEQTGSYFPDERRAWSRMRQPIIEAEPSLRERELGKLAMLTVRIGEALRARGVPEPAATLAAETGVTVFDLAFRQWIAPGEERSLAAVTHERLAALTELLHPGH, encoded by the coding sequence ATGGTGCGATGGCAACCCGGCACACGGGAACGACTGCAGGCGGTGTCCCTACAGCTCTTCGCCGAGCAGGGGTTCGAGCAGACGACCGTCGCCGAGATCGCCGCCGCGGCCGAGGTCACCGAGCGCACCTTCTTCCGGCACTTCGCCGACAAGCGCGAGGTGCTGTTCGCCGGGCAGGACGACTTCGTCGCGCTGTTCCTCGACCCGATCACGCAGGCACCCGAGGGAACGGCTCCGTTCGACCTCGTCGCGTCGGCACTCGAGCAGACGGGCTCGTACTTCCCCGACGAGCGCCGCGCGTGGTCCCGGATGCGCCAACCGATCATCGAGGCCGAACCGTCCCTGAGGGAACGCGAACTCGGCAAGCTCGCCATGCTCACGGTCCGGATCGGCGAGGCCCTCCGCGCGCGCGGCGTCCCCGAACCGGCGGCCACCCTGGCGGCGGAGACCGGCGTGACGGTGTTCGACCTGGCGTTCCGGCAGTGGATCGCACCGGGCGAGGAGCGCTCCCTCGCAGCCGTCACGCACGAGCGACTGGCCGCGTTGACGGAGCTGTTGCACCCCGGACACTGA